In the genome of Pelobacter seleniigenes DSM 18267, one region contains:
- a CDS encoding methyl-accepting chemotaxis protein yields the protein MKYVIAKTRILLEEYAQTNNLAELDQLEQFYQTLLTEFDTMATAVTTGGTIDGVKVIATDSPEVKAMVVELQNNHRKLEAAATNLMQARRQLITQTAETAATMSRLDLAGEEAAGILSKIEELAGGEMTLAKITGRQSSSSAIFWQIIVVAGSMVIGALLGFVITRSLSRPIRQGVALADDIALGDFSQRLNLARKDEIGRLGNALDRMAANLEEKARLAEVIAEGDLTQDVKVASARDQLGNALKLMVNGLREMVSGIQVAGEQIASGSSQVADASQSLSQGATESAASLEEVTASMNEMTSQVRNSAENAGSANQLSSAAQQAAEKGNQQMVEMLAAMEEIERSGQDISKIIKVIEEIAFQTNLLALNAAVEAARAGQHGKGFAVVAEEVRNLAARSAKAAEEQPHSSRAPCR from the coding sequence ATGAAATACGTCATTGCCAAAACCAGGATTCTGCTCGAAGAATACGCCCAGACCAATAATCTCGCGGAACTGGATCAATTGGAACAATTCTACCAAACGTTGCTGACAGAATTCGATACCATGGCAACGGCCGTCACCACCGGTGGCACAATCGACGGGGTGAAAGTCATTGCCACCGACAGCCCCGAAGTTAAAGCCATGGTTGTCGAGTTGCAGAACAATCATCGCAAACTTGAAGCGGCCGCAACCAACCTGATGCAGGCCCGCCGCCAGTTGATCACGCAAACCGCCGAGACCGCAGCCACTATGAGCCGCCTTGACCTGGCAGGAGAAGAAGCCGCCGGAATTCTCAGCAAAATTGAAGAGCTTGCCGGTGGCGAGATGACCCTGGCCAAAATCACCGGCCGACAGTCAAGTAGCAGCGCCATCTTCTGGCAGATTATTGTCGTAGCCGGTTCCATGGTCATTGGTGCTCTACTCGGTTTCGTCATCACCCGGAGTCTGAGCCGACCGATCAGACAGGGCGTTGCCCTGGCCGACGACATCGCCCTGGGCGATTTTTCGCAACGCCTCAACCTTGCCCGTAAGGATGAAATCGGTCGGCTGGGGAACGCCCTCGACCGCATGGCCGCCAACCTGGAAGAGAAAGCCCGCTTGGCTGAAGTCATTGCCGAAGGCGACCTGACTCAGGATGTGAAGGTTGCTTCGGCCAGGGACCAGCTTGGCAACGCCTTGAAACTGATGGTTAACGGACTGCGCGAAATGGTCAGCGGCATCCAGGTGGCCGGCGAACAGATCGCCTCCGGGTCGAGCCAGGTCGCCGATGCCAGTCAGTCCCTCTCGCAGGGAGCGACAGAGTCAGCTGCTTCCCTGGAAGAGGTCACGGCATCGATGAATGAAATGACCAGTCAGGTCCGCAACAGTGCGGAAAACGCGGGTTCGGCCAATCAGCTGTCGAGTGCTGCACAGCAGGCTGCCGAAAAAGGCAATCAGCAGATGGTGGAGATGCTCGCGGCCATGGAAGAGATCGAACGGTCCGGCCAGGACATCAGCAAAATCATCAAGGTGATCGAAGAAATTGCCTTCCAGACCAATTTGCTGGCCCTGAACGCGGCTGTCGAGGCAGCCCGTGCCGGTCAGCATGGCAAGGGGTTTGCCGTAGTCGCCGAAGAAGTGCGCAATCTGGCGGCACGTAGCGCCAAAGCGGCCGAGGAACAACCGCACTCATCAAGGGCTCCGTGTCGCTGA